A single region of the Hippoglossus hippoglossus isolate fHipHip1 chromosome 17, fHipHip1.pri, whole genome shotgun sequence genome encodes:
- the tnk2b gene encoding tyrosine kinase, non-receptor, 2b isoform X3: protein MRRFDKLKKSFPFLAHFHVYRKLGSSMQCEEGTEWLLELLMEVQLQQYLLRIRDDLNVTRLSHFDYVKNEDLEKIGMGRPGQRRLLEAVKRRKAMCKRKSWMSKVFSGKRPDGGDIPQQGQPASSFRKLSHTPPLGLGEGVLATQPGGGPLDGQQQALTCLIPEKDLTLFEKLGDGSFGVVKRGEWLTPAGKLLNVAVKCLKTDVLSQPDALEDFICEVNAMHSLDHQNLIRLYGVVLTHPMKMVTELAPLGSLLERLRGVRPQGPVLIHTLCQYAVQVACGMAYLEQRRFIHRDLAARNILLASAHKVKIGDFGLMRALPSNHEHYVMQDHRKVPFAWCAPESLKTRTFSHATDTWMFGVSLWEMFTHGQEPWLGLNGSQILHKIDKECERLPKPEDCPQDIYNVMLQCWAQKPDDRPTFVALREFLLESMPTDMCSLQDFEEPDKLQIQLNDVITIIEGRAENYWWRGQNKRTLQLGPFPRNVVTSVAGLSAHDISRPLKNSFIHTGHGDSNPSRCWGFPDRIDDLYLGNPLDPPDVLSLDLSGTQPTQLPGRAKKEPPPRPPQPAVLIKSKSGLSQQLLTHCSCPLCSLLAPLLKEPCYDLVNEDEDLTSAGLKRLSLRKTGSVKSLKIKPAAWVSASKQGISRSPGSGYNPNGEVSLIDFGEEFPPSSPSPSPVVEVQIPSLAELALEAENIMDRTPPQSPSRSLPRPLHPTPVVDWDARPLPPPPAYDDVTQDEDDMEVSSINSSEQQLEEEQSDVLNPDEADVAPSSGQKWQVDAPVSWGPDRPGLEDNLFLPSKQSQGLSTSFSQSADIFQELQQECMRRLNVPKGSAARSSSPSQTSALFPHTSLTQEGKEQSVFPSGEDKPQIPPRVPIPPRPIKRGDYTSARWSRDLSLSPTLADATEDVSGPDQNRPPQIPPRDPLSLPGSRTPSPMGLLVGSPQQRIYSVSPTTMQVPLTSCPPTHAYGSYLSTSPGKLMPTTHSFASDPKYAAPKVIQAQGKDSASKGPCILPILRDGCKVSNTHYYLLPERPPYLDRYDRFFREAESLPASGMEERHLRQANTATVRPMVVSNQTVQGHAQGQGLVQLGELKANFSSNNNSSLGGPRSGMRTSLSLPRVCSEGLTAPAITASCTRTDGGANSADRVKMVQEAVHGVTIEECQAALQNHNWNVQKAVHYLKVEQLFCLGLGSRSECLKLLETWDWNLEVASTQMLDNYGSTRQRR from the exons GTGTTTAGCGGAAAGCGCCCAGACGGAGGAGACATCCCCCAGCAGGGTCAGCCGGCCTCCTCCTTCCGAAAGTTGTCCCACACGCCTCCACTGGGCCTGGGGGAGGGAGTCCTGGCCACACAGCCTGGTGGTGGTCCTCTTGATGGGCAGCAGCAAGCTCTGACCTGTCTCATCCCCGAGAAGGACTTGACTTTGTTTGAGAAGCTTGGGGACGGCTCCTTTGGCGTCgtgaagagaggagagtggCTGACACCTGCAGGGAAGCTG CTGAATGTAGCTGTGAAGTGTCTGAAGACAGACGTGCTCAGCCAGCCCGACGCTCTGGAGGATTTCATCTGCGAGGTCAACGCCATGCACTCCCTGGACCACCAGAACCTCATTCGCCTCTACGGTGTGGTGCTCACACACCCAATGAAGATG GTGACGGAGCTGGCTCCTCTGGGTTCACTGCTGGAGCGTCTGCGAGGTGTCCGTCCCCAGGGTCCAGTGTTGATCCACACTCTGTGTCAGTACGCTGTACAGGTGGCCTGTGGCATGGCCTACCTGGAGCAGAGGCGCTTCATACACAGGGACTTGGCAGCCAG GAATATTCTGTTGGCCTCGGCTCACAAAGTGAAGATCGGTGACTTTGGCCTGATGAGGGCGCTGCCTAGCAACCATGAGCACTATGTCATGCAGGATCATCGCAAGGTCCCCTTTGCATG GTGCGCCCCCGAGAGTCTGAAGACCAGAACGTTCTCCCATGCTACAGATACGTGGATGTTCGGTGTCAGCCTCTGGGAGATGTTCACACACGGCCAGGAGCCTTGGCTGGGTCTCAATGGGAGCCAG atTCTGCACAAAATTGATAAAGAATGTGAACGCCTCCCAAAGCCAGAGGACTGTCCGCAGGATATCTATAACGTCATGCTGCAGTGCTGGGCACAGAAACCAGATGACAGACCAACGTTTGTCGCCCTGAGAGAGTTCCTGCTTGAG agcatGCCCACAGACATGTGTTCTCTTCAGGACTTTGAAGAACCTGACAAACTACAGATCCAGCTCAATGATGTCATCACCATCATAGAGGGAAG GGCGGAGAACTACTGGTGGCGAGGTCAAAACAAGCGCACACTTCAGCTGGGGCCGTTCCCCAGAAATGTGGTGACATCAGTGGCGGGTTTGTCGGCTCATGATATCAGCAGGCCACTCAAGAACAGCTTCATCCACACTGGACACGGAGACAGCAACCCTAGCCGCTGCTGGGGCTTCCCTGACAGGATCGATGA TTTGTACCTCGGGAACCCCCTGGATCCTCCTGACGTCCTGAGTTTAGATCTCAGTGGGACTCAGCCCACACAGCTTCCAGGACGAGCTAAAA AGGAGCCTCCTCCCCGGCCTCCTCAACCAGCCGTGTTAATCAAGAGTAAGTCTGGTCTCTCTCAGCAGCTCCTCACCCATTGCTCCTGCCCTCTCTGTTCCCTCCTAGCTCCACTACTCAAAG AGCCTTGCTACGATCTCGTAAATGAGGACGAGGATTTGACCTCTGCAGGACTAAAAAGATTATCACTTCGGAAGACTGGTTCCGTCAAAAGCTTAAAAATTAAACCTGCTGCGTGGGTCTCTGCTTCCAAACAGGGGATTAGCCGTAGTCCGGGCTCAGGCTACAACCCCAACGGTGAAGTGTCCCTCATTGACTTTGGGGAGGAGTTCCCCccgtcctctccctccccctcccctgtgGTAGAAGTTCAGATCCCCTCTCTGGCGGAGCTGGCTTTGGAAGCTGAGAACATCATGGACCGCACTCCTCCTCAGAGTCCGTCCAGATCGTTACCCCGCCCCCTTCACCCTACACCAGTAGTGGACTGGGATGCACGACCTTTACCTCCACCCCCAGCCTATGACGATGTAACCCAAGATGAAGATGATATGGAG GTGAGCTCCATCAAcagctcagagcagcagcttgaagAAGAGCAGAGCGATGTTCTCAACCCAGATGAGGCTGACGTGGCTCCCTCCTCTGGACAGAAGTGGCAGGTTGATGCTCCCGTCTCCTGGGGTCCAGACAGACCGGGCCTGGAGGACAACCTCTTCCTCCCCAGCAAGCAGAGCCAGGGCCTGTCCACATCTTTCTCCCAGTCGGCAGACATCTTCCAAGAACTCCAGCAGGAGTGCATGAGGAGGCTCAACGTACCGAAAGGAAGCGCTGCCCGGTCGAGCTCGCCATCCCAGACATCAGCGTTGTTTCCCCACACTTCTCTGACCCAGGAGGGAAAAGAGCAGAGTGTCTTTCCCTCCGGTGAAGACAAACCCCAAATCCCCCCTCGTGTCCCCATCCCACCTCGCCCCATAAAAAGGGGTGACTACACATCTGCTCGCTGGTCAAGAGATCTTTCTCTTTCCCCAACTCTCGCAGATGCCACAGAGGACGTTTCAGGCCCGGATCAGAACCGACCACCTCAGATCCCTCCAAGGGACCCTTTGTCTCTGCCGGGCTCCAGGACTCCCAGCCCCATGGGCCTGTTAGTGGGCTCCCCCCAGCAGAGAATCTACTCCGTCAGCCCCACCACCATGCAGGTTCCCCTTACATCCTGCCCCCCCACACATGCCTATGGCTCctacctctccacctctccaggTAAACTCATGCCTACCACACACAGCTTCGCCTCAGATCCTAAATATGCTGCACCCAAAGTGATCCAGGCGCAGGGGAAGGACTCTGCCAGTAAGGGCCCCTGCATCCTCCCCATTTTACGTGATGGATGTAAAGTGAGTAACACCCACTATTACCTTCTGCCAGAGAGGCCGCCATACCTCGACCGTTACGATCGCTTCTTCAGGGAGGCAGAGAGCCTTCCTGCTAGTGGGATGGAGGAAAGGCATTTACGGCAAGCCAACACTGCCACCGTCAGACCCATGGTGGTCAGCAACCAGACTGTCCAGGGACATGCCCAGGGACAGGGCCTTGTCCAGCTGGGTGAGCTGAAGGCTAATTTCTCCTCCAACAATAACAGCAGTCTGGGTGGACCACGGTCAGGGATGAGGACATCACTTAGTCTCCCTCGCGTCTGCTCGGAAGGGTTGACAGCACCAGCCATCACTGCTTCCTGTACCAGGACAGATGGAGGAGCGAACTCAGCTGACAGGGTCAAAATG GTGCAGGAGGCAGTTCATGGTGTCACGATAGAGGAGTGCCAAGCCGCCCTGCAGAACCACAACTGGAACGTCCAGAAAGCTGTGCATTACCTAAAG GTGGAGCAGCTGTTCTGTTTAGGTCTGGGGAGCAGGTCCGAGTGTCTGAAGCTGCTGGAGACGTGGGACTGGAACCTGGAAGTGGCCAGCACGCAGATGTTAGATAACTATGGATCCACAAGGCAGAG
- the tnk2b gene encoding tyrosine kinase, non-receptor, 2b isoform X1 has translation MMGETAEYQRLQDTSEPDYQRAPSDDEEKLGSSMQCEEGTEWLLELLMEVQLQQYLLRIRDDLNVTRLSHFDYVKNEDLEKIGMGRPGQRRLLEAVKRRKAMCKRKSWMSKVFSGKRPDGGDIPQQGQPASSFRKLSHTPPLGLGEGVLATQPGGGPLDGQQQALTCLIPEKDLTLFEKLGDGSFGVVKRGEWLTPAGKLLNVAVKCLKTDVLSQPDALEDFICEVNAMHSLDHQNLIRLYGVVLTHPMKMVTELAPLGSLLERLRGVRPQGPVLIHTLCQYAVQVACGMAYLEQRRFIHRDLAARNILLASAHKVKIGDFGLMRALPSNHEHYVMQDHRKVPFAWCAPESLKTRTFSHATDTWMFGVSLWEMFTHGQEPWLGLNGSQILHKIDKECERLPKPEDCPQDIYNVMLQCWAQKPDDRPTFVALREFLLESMPTDMCSLQDFEEPDKLQIQLNDVITIIEGRAENYWWRGQNKRTLQLGPFPRNVVTSVAGLSAHDISRPLKNSFIHTGHGDSNPSRCWGFPDRIDDLYLGNPLDPPDVLSLDLSGTQPTQLPGRAKKEPPPRPPQPAVLIKSKSGLSQQLLTHCSCPLCSLLAPLLKEPCYDLVNEDEDLTSAGLKRLSLRKTGSVKSLKIKPAAWVSASKQGISRSPGSGYNPNGEVSLIDFGEEFPPSSPSPSPVVEVQIPSLAELALEAENIMDRTPPQSPSRSLPRPLHPTPVVDWDARPLPPPPAYDDVTQDEDDMEVSSINSSEQQLEEEQSDVLNPDEADVAPSSGQKWQVDAPVSWGPDRPGLEDNLFLPSKQSQGLSTSFSQSADIFQELQQECMRRLNVPKGSAARSSSPSQTSALFPHTSLTQEGKEQSVFPSGEDKPQIPPRVPIPPRPIKRGDYTSARWSRDLSLSPTLADATEDVSGPDQNRPPQIPPRDPLSLPGSRTPSPMGLLVGSPQQRIYSVSPTTMQVPLTSCPPTHAYGSYLSTSPGKLMPTTHSFASDPKYAAPKVIQAQGKDSASKGPCILPILRDGCKVSNTHYYLLPERPPYLDRYDRFFREAESLPASGMEERHLRQANTATVRPMVVSNQTVQGHAQGQGLVQLGELKANFSSNNNSSLGGPRSGMRTSLSLPRVCSEGLTAPAITASCTRTDGGANSADRVKMVQEAVHGVTIEECQAALQNHNWNVQKAVHYLKVEQLFCLGLGSRSECLKLLETWDWNLEVASTQMLDNYGSTRQRR, from the exons GTGTTTAGCGGAAAGCGCCCAGACGGAGGAGACATCCCCCAGCAGGGTCAGCCGGCCTCCTCCTTCCGAAAGTTGTCCCACACGCCTCCACTGGGCCTGGGGGAGGGAGTCCTGGCCACACAGCCTGGTGGTGGTCCTCTTGATGGGCAGCAGCAAGCTCTGACCTGTCTCATCCCCGAGAAGGACTTGACTTTGTTTGAGAAGCTTGGGGACGGCTCCTTTGGCGTCgtgaagagaggagagtggCTGACACCTGCAGGGAAGCTG CTGAATGTAGCTGTGAAGTGTCTGAAGACAGACGTGCTCAGCCAGCCCGACGCTCTGGAGGATTTCATCTGCGAGGTCAACGCCATGCACTCCCTGGACCACCAGAACCTCATTCGCCTCTACGGTGTGGTGCTCACACACCCAATGAAGATG GTGACGGAGCTGGCTCCTCTGGGTTCACTGCTGGAGCGTCTGCGAGGTGTCCGTCCCCAGGGTCCAGTGTTGATCCACACTCTGTGTCAGTACGCTGTACAGGTGGCCTGTGGCATGGCCTACCTGGAGCAGAGGCGCTTCATACACAGGGACTTGGCAGCCAG GAATATTCTGTTGGCCTCGGCTCACAAAGTGAAGATCGGTGACTTTGGCCTGATGAGGGCGCTGCCTAGCAACCATGAGCACTATGTCATGCAGGATCATCGCAAGGTCCCCTTTGCATG GTGCGCCCCCGAGAGTCTGAAGACCAGAACGTTCTCCCATGCTACAGATACGTGGATGTTCGGTGTCAGCCTCTGGGAGATGTTCACACACGGCCAGGAGCCTTGGCTGGGTCTCAATGGGAGCCAG atTCTGCACAAAATTGATAAAGAATGTGAACGCCTCCCAAAGCCAGAGGACTGTCCGCAGGATATCTATAACGTCATGCTGCAGTGCTGGGCACAGAAACCAGATGACAGACCAACGTTTGTCGCCCTGAGAGAGTTCCTGCTTGAG agcatGCCCACAGACATGTGTTCTCTTCAGGACTTTGAAGAACCTGACAAACTACAGATCCAGCTCAATGATGTCATCACCATCATAGAGGGAAG GGCGGAGAACTACTGGTGGCGAGGTCAAAACAAGCGCACACTTCAGCTGGGGCCGTTCCCCAGAAATGTGGTGACATCAGTGGCGGGTTTGTCGGCTCATGATATCAGCAGGCCACTCAAGAACAGCTTCATCCACACTGGACACGGAGACAGCAACCCTAGCCGCTGCTGGGGCTTCCCTGACAGGATCGATGA TTTGTACCTCGGGAACCCCCTGGATCCTCCTGACGTCCTGAGTTTAGATCTCAGTGGGACTCAGCCCACACAGCTTCCAGGACGAGCTAAAA AGGAGCCTCCTCCCCGGCCTCCTCAACCAGCCGTGTTAATCAAGAGTAAGTCTGGTCTCTCTCAGCAGCTCCTCACCCATTGCTCCTGCCCTCTCTGTTCCCTCCTAGCTCCACTACTCAAAG AGCCTTGCTACGATCTCGTAAATGAGGACGAGGATTTGACCTCTGCAGGACTAAAAAGATTATCACTTCGGAAGACTGGTTCCGTCAAAAGCTTAAAAATTAAACCTGCTGCGTGGGTCTCTGCTTCCAAACAGGGGATTAGCCGTAGTCCGGGCTCAGGCTACAACCCCAACGGTGAAGTGTCCCTCATTGACTTTGGGGAGGAGTTCCCCccgtcctctccctccccctcccctgtgGTAGAAGTTCAGATCCCCTCTCTGGCGGAGCTGGCTTTGGAAGCTGAGAACATCATGGACCGCACTCCTCCTCAGAGTCCGTCCAGATCGTTACCCCGCCCCCTTCACCCTACACCAGTAGTGGACTGGGATGCACGACCTTTACCTCCACCCCCAGCCTATGACGATGTAACCCAAGATGAAGATGATATGGAG GTGAGCTCCATCAAcagctcagagcagcagcttgaagAAGAGCAGAGCGATGTTCTCAACCCAGATGAGGCTGACGTGGCTCCCTCCTCTGGACAGAAGTGGCAGGTTGATGCTCCCGTCTCCTGGGGTCCAGACAGACCGGGCCTGGAGGACAACCTCTTCCTCCCCAGCAAGCAGAGCCAGGGCCTGTCCACATCTTTCTCCCAGTCGGCAGACATCTTCCAAGAACTCCAGCAGGAGTGCATGAGGAGGCTCAACGTACCGAAAGGAAGCGCTGCCCGGTCGAGCTCGCCATCCCAGACATCAGCGTTGTTTCCCCACACTTCTCTGACCCAGGAGGGAAAAGAGCAGAGTGTCTTTCCCTCCGGTGAAGACAAACCCCAAATCCCCCCTCGTGTCCCCATCCCACCTCGCCCCATAAAAAGGGGTGACTACACATCTGCTCGCTGGTCAAGAGATCTTTCTCTTTCCCCAACTCTCGCAGATGCCACAGAGGACGTTTCAGGCCCGGATCAGAACCGACCACCTCAGATCCCTCCAAGGGACCCTTTGTCTCTGCCGGGCTCCAGGACTCCCAGCCCCATGGGCCTGTTAGTGGGCTCCCCCCAGCAGAGAATCTACTCCGTCAGCCCCACCACCATGCAGGTTCCCCTTACATCCTGCCCCCCCACACATGCCTATGGCTCctacctctccacctctccaggTAAACTCATGCCTACCACACACAGCTTCGCCTCAGATCCTAAATATGCTGCACCCAAAGTGATCCAGGCGCAGGGGAAGGACTCTGCCAGTAAGGGCCCCTGCATCCTCCCCATTTTACGTGATGGATGTAAAGTGAGTAACACCCACTATTACCTTCTGCCAGAGAGGCCGCCATACCTCGACCGTTACGATCGCTTCTTCAGGGAGGCAGAGAGCCTTCCTGCTAGTGGGATGGAGGAAAGGCATTTACGGCAAGCCAACACTGCCACCGTCAGACCCATGGTGGTCAGCAACCAGACTGTCCAGGGACATGCCCAGGGACAGGGCCTTGTCCAGCTGGGTGAGCTGAAGGCTAATTTCTCCTCCAACAATAACAGCAGTCTGGGTGGACCACGGTCAGGGATGAGGACATCACTTAGTCTCCCTCGCGTCTGCTCGGAAGGGTTGACAGCACCAGCCATCACTGCTTCCTGTACCAGGACAGATGGAGGAGCGAACTCAGCTGACAGGGTCAAAATG GTGCAGGAGGCAGTTCATGGTGTCACGATAGAGGAGTGCCAAGCCGCCCTGCAGAACCACAACTGGAACGTCCAGAAAGCTGTGCATTACCTAAAG GTGGAGCAGCTGTTCTGTTTAGGTCTGGGGAGCAGGTCCGAGTGTCTGAAGCTGCTGGAGACGTGGGACTGGAACCTGGAAGTGGCCAGCACGCAGATGTTAGATAACTATGGATCCACAAGGCAGAG
- the tnk2b gene encoding tyrosine kinase, non-receptor, 2b isoform X5: MMGETAEYQRLQDTSEPDYQRAPSDDEEKLGSSMQCEEGTEWLLELLMEVQLQQYLLRIRDDLNVTRLSHFDYVKNEDLEKIGMGRPGQRRLLEAVKRRKAMCKRKSWMSKVFSGKRPDGGDIPQQGQPASSFRKLSHTPPLGLGEGVLATQPGGGPLDGQQQALTCLIPEKDLTLFEKLGDGSFGVVKRGEWLTPAGKLLNVAVKCLKTDVLSQPDALEDFICEVNAMHSLDHQNLIRLYGVVLTHPMKMVTELAPLGSLLERLRGVRPQGPVLIHTLCQYAVQVACGMAYLEQRRFIHRDLAARNILLASAHKVKIGDFGLMRALPSNHEHYVMQDHRKVPFAWCAPESLKTRTFSHATDTWMFGVSLWEMFTHGQEPWLGLNGSQILHKIDKECERLPKPEDCPQDIYNVMLQCWAQKPDDRPTFVALREFLLESMPTDMCSLQDFEEPDKLQIQLNDVITIIEGRAENYWWRGQNKRTLQLGPFPRNVVTSVAGLSAHDISRPLKNSFIHTGHGDSNPSRCWGFPDRIDDLYLGNPLDPPDVLSLDLSGTQPTQLPGRAKKEPPPRPPQPAVLIKKPCYDLVNEDEDLTSAGLKRLSLRKTGSVKSLKIKPAAWVSASKQGISRSPGSGYNPNGEVSLIDFGEEFPPSSPSPSPVVEVQIPSLAELALEAENIMDRTPPQSPSRSLPRPLHPTPVVDWDARPLPPPPAYDDVTQDEDDMEVSSINSSEQQLEEEQSDVLNPDEADVAPSSGQKWQVDAPVSWGPDRPGLEDNLFLPSKQSQGLSTSFSQSADIFQELQQECMRRLNVPKGSAARSSSPSQTSALFPHTSLTQEGKEQSVFPSGEDKPQIPPRVPIPPRPIKRGDYTSARWSRDLSLSPTLADATEDVSGPDQNRPPQIPPRDPLSLPGSRTPSPMGLLVGSPQQRIYSVSPTTMQVPLTSCPPTHAYGSYLSTSPGKLMPTTHSFASDPKYAAPKVIQAQGKDSASKGPCILPILRDGCKVSNTHYYLLPERPPYLDRYDRFFREAESLPASGMEERHLRQANTATVRPMVVSNQTVQGHAQGQGLVQLGELKANFSSNNNSSLGGPRSGMRTSLSLPRVCSEGLTAPAITASCTRTDGGANSADRVKMVQEAVHGVTIEECQAALQNHNWNVQKAVHYLKVEQLFCLGLGSRSECLKLLETWDWNLEVASTQMLDNYGSTRQRR, encoded by the exons GTGTTTAGCGGAAAGCGCCCAGACGGAGGAGACATCCCCCAGCAGGGTCAGCCGGCCTCCTCCTTCCGAAAGTTGTCCCACACGCCTCCACTGGGCCTGGGGGAGGGAGTCCTGGCCACACAGCCTGGTGGTGGTCCTCTTGATGGGCAGCAGCAAGCTCTGACCTGTCTCATCCCCGAGAAGGACTTGACTTTGTTTGAGAAGCTTGGGGACGGCTCCTTTGGCGTCgtgaagagaggagagtggCTGACACCTGCAGGGAAGCTG CTGAATGTAGCTGTGAAGTGTCTGAAGACAGACGTGCTCAGCCAGCCCGACGCTCTGGAGGATTTCATCTGCGAGGTCAACGCCATGCACTCCCTGGACCACCAGAACCTCATTCGCCTCTACGGTGTGGTGCTCACACACCCAATGAAGATG GTGACGGAGCTGGCTCCTCTGGGTTCACTGCTGGAGCGTCTGCGAGGTGTCCGTCCCCAGGGTCCAGTGTTGATCCACACTCTGTGTCAGTACGCTGTACAGGTGGCCTGTGGCATGGCCTACCTGGAGCAGAGGCGCTTCATACACAGGGACTTGGCAGCCAG GAATATTCTGTTGGCCTCGGCTCACAAAGTGAAGATCGGTGACTTTGGCCTGATGAGGGCGCTGCCTAGCAACCATGAGCACTATGTCATGCAGGATCATCGCAAGGTCCCCTTTGCATG GTGCGCCCCCGAGAGTCTGAAGACCAGAACGTTCTCCCATGCTACAGATACGTGGATGTTCGGTGTCAGCCTCTGGGAGATGTTCACACACGGCCAGGAGCCTTGGCTGGGTCTCAATGGGAGCCAG atTCTGCACAAAATTGATAAAGAATGTGAACGCCTCCCAAAGCCAGAGGACTGTCCGCAGGATATCTATAACGTCATGCTGCAGTGCTGGGCACAGAAACCAGATGACAGACCAACGTTTGTCGCCCTGAGAGAGTTCCTGCTTGAG agcatGCCCACAGACATGTGTTCTCTTCAGGACTTTGAAGAACCTGACAAACTACAGATCCAGCTCAATGATGTCATCACCATCATAGAGGGAAG GGCGGAGAACTACTGGTGGCGAGGTCAAAACAAGCGCACACTTCAGCTGGGGCCGTTCCCCAGAAATGTGGTGACATCAGTGGCGGGTTTGTCGGCTCATGATATCAGCAGGCCACTCAAGAACAGCTTCATCCACACTGGACACGGAGACAGCAACCCTAGCCGCTGCTGGGGCTTCCCTGACAGGATCGATGA TTTGTACCTCGGGAACCCCCTGGATCCTCCTGACGTCCTGAGTTTAGATCTCAGTGGGACTCAGCCCACACAGCTTCCAGGACGAGCTAAAA AGGAGCCTCCTCCCCGGCCTCCTCAACCAGCCGTGTTAATCAAGA AGCCTTGCTACGATCTCGTAAATGAGGACGAGGATTTGACCTCTGCAGGACTAAAAAGATTATCACTTCGGAAGACTGGTTCCGTCAAAAGCTTAAAAATTAAACCTGCTGCGTGGGTCTCTGCTTCCAAACAGGGGATTAGCCGTAGTCCGGGCTCAGGCTACAACCCCAACGGTGAAGTGTCCCTCATTGACTTTGGGGAGGAGTTCCCCccgtcctctccctccccctcccctgtgGTAGAAGTTCAGATCCCCTCTCTGGCGGAGCTGGCTTTGGAAGCTGAGAACATCATGGACCGCACTCCTCCTCAGAGTCCGTCCAGATCGTTACCCCGCCCCCTTCACCCTACACCAGTAGTGGACTGGGATGCACGACCTTTACCTCCACCCCCAGCCTATGACGATGTAACCCAAGATGAAGATGATATGGAG GTGAGCTCCATCAAcagctcagagcagcagcttgaagAAGAGCAGAGCGATGTTCTCAACCCAGATGAGGCTGACGTGGCTCCCTCCTCTGGACAGAAGTGGCAGGTTGATGCTCCCGTCTCCTGGGGTCCAGACAGACCGGGCCTGGAGGACAACCTCTTCCTCCCCAGCAAGCAGAGCCAGGGCCTGTCCACATCTTTCTCCCAGTCGGCAGACATCTTCCAAGAACTCCAGCAGGAGTGCATGAGGAGGCTCAACGTACCGAAAGGAAGCGCTGCCCGGTCGAGCTCGCCATCCCAGACATCAGCGTTGTTTCCCCACACTTCTCTGACCCAGGAGGGAAAAGAGCAGAGTGTCTTTCCCTCCGGTGAAGACAAACCCCAAATCCCCCCTCGTGTCCCCATCCCACCTCGCCCCATAAAAAGGGGTGACTACACATCTGCTCGCTGGTCAAGAGATCTTTCTCTTTCCCCAACTCTCGCAGATGCCACAGAGGACGTTTCAGGCCCGGATCAGAACCGACCACCTCAGATCCCTCCAAGGGACCCTTTGTCTCTGCCGGGCTCCAGGACTCCCAGCCCCATGGGCCTGTTAGTGGGCTCCCCCCAGCAGAGAATCTACTCCGTCAGCCCCACCACCATGCAGGTTCCCCTTACATCCTGCCCCCCCACACATGCCTATGGCTCctacctctccacctctccaggTAAACTCATGCCTACCACACACAGCTTCGCCTCAGATCCTAAATATGCTGCACCCAAAGTGATCCAGGCGCAGGGGAAGGACTCTGCCAGTAAGGGCCCCTGCATCCTCCCCATTTTACGTGATGGATGTAAAGTGAGTAACACCCACTATTACCTTCTGCCAGAGAGGCCGCCATACCTCGACCGTTACGATCGCTTCTTCAGGGAGGCAGAGAGCCTTCCTGCTAGTGGGATGGAGGAAAGGCATTTACGGCAAGCCAACACTGCCACCGTCAGACCCATGGTGGTCAGCAACCAGACTGTCCAGGGACATGCCCAGGGACAGGGCCTTGTCCAGCTGGGTGAGCTGAAGGCTAATTTCTCCTCCAACAATAACAGCAGTCTGGGTGGACCACGGTCAGGGATGAGGACATCACTTAGTCTCCCTCGCGTCTGCTCGGAAGGGTTGACAGCACCAGCCATCACTGCTTCCTGTACCAGGACAGATGGAGGAGCGAACTCAGCTGACAGGGTCAAAATG GTGCAGGAGGCAGTTCATGGTGTCACGATAGAGGAGTGCCAAGCCGCCCTGCAGAACCACAACTGGAACGTCCAGAAAGCTGTGCATTACCTAAAG GTGGAGCAGCTGTTCTGTTTAGGTCTGGGGAGCAGGTCCGAGTGTCTGAAGCTGCTGGAGACGTGGGACTGGAACCTGGAAGTGGCCAGCACGCAGATGTTAGATAACTATGGATCCACAAGGCAGAG